Proteins encoded in a region of the Nicotiana tomentosiformis chromosome 9, ASM39032v3, whole genome shotgun sequence genome:
- the LOC104093791 gene encoding uncharacterized protein yields MPTDKLFIGGDFNGHIGWSASGYGEVHGGFGFGVRNGEGTLLLDFARAFELVIVNSIFPKKDEHLITFRSMVAKTQIDYLLLRRCDKGLCEDCKVIPRENLTTQHRPLVMDIRILIKRKKKFVWGQPRIRWGSLIRDTALDLEGKLATMRALKSGGDANGMWATTADCIREAAREVLGVSKGYSGGHRCDWWWNDMIQSKVKVKKEAYLKLVESTNEERRRANRERYKKARREAKVAVTEAKTVAIGRLTKRIPDEWRRSTMIPLYKNKGGIQNYNNYRGHSTIEAIHLIRRLVEQYRDKKRDFHMVLIDLEKAYDKVPRDIL; encoded by the exons ATGCCTACAGATAAGTTAtttataggaggggatttcaatgggcatatagGGTGGTCTGCTAGTGGCTATGGTGAGGTGCATGGCGGCTTCGGCTTTGGGGTTAGGAACGGAGAAGGCACTTTACTGTTGGATTTCGCTAGAGCTTTTGAGTTGGTGATTGTGAACTCTATTTTTCCGAAAAAGGATGAGCATTTGATTACTTTCCGGAGTATGGTGGctaagactcagattgattatcttctcctcaggaggtgtgataAGGGGTTGTGCGAGGATTGTAAGGTGATCCCGAGAGAGAACCTCACAACACAGCATAGACCCTTGGTGATGGACATCAGAATCTTgataaagaggaagaagaagttTGTATGGGGTCAACCGAGGATCAGGTGGGGGTCCTTGATTAGGGATACTGCGCTGGATTTGGAGGGTAAGTTGGCGACAATGAGAGCGTTGAAGAGTGGTGGAGATGCTAATGGTATGTGGGCGACGACGGCGGATTGTATAAGGGAGGCGGCGAGAGAAGTATTAGGGGTCTCGAAGGGATACTCAGGTGGGCACCGAtgcgactggtggtggaatgacaTGATCCAGAGTAAAGTGAAAGTGAAGAAAGAGGCTTACCTTAAGTTAGTGGAGAGCACCAACGAGGAGCGGAGGAGAGCGAACAGAGAAAGATATAAGAAAGCTAGGAGGGAGGCGAAAGTAGCGGTCACAGAGGCAAAGACGGTTGCGATTGGGCGGCT gaCAAAGAGGATTCCAGATGAGTGGAGGCGGAGTACGATGATTCCGCTGTACAAGAACAAAGGAGGAATCCAGAATtataacaactataggg GTCATTCTACTATAGAAGCtatccaccttattaggaggttggtggaacagtacagAGATAAGAAG